The Neovison vison isolate M4711 chromosome 5, ASM_NN_V1, whole genome shotgun sequence genome includes a region encoding these proteins:
- the CDX2 gene encoding homeobox protein CDX-2 isoform X1 — MYVSYLLDKDVSMYPSSVRHSGGLNLAPQNFVSPPQYPDYGGYHVAAAAAAAANLDSAQSPGPSWPAAYGAPLREDWNGYAPGGAAAAANAVAHGLNGGSPAAAMGYSSPADYHPHHHPHHHPHHPAAAPSCASGLLQTLNPGPPGPAATAAAEQLSPGGQRRNLCEWMRKPAQPSLGSQVKTRTKDKYRVVYTDHQRLELEKEFHYSRYITIRRKAELAATLGLSERQVKIWFQNRRAKERKINKKKLQQQQQQPPPPQGPPPAPQQPQPQPGPLRSVPEPLSPVSALQGSVPGSVPGVLGPAAGVLNPTVTQ, encoded by the exons ATGTACGTGAGCTACCTTCTGGACAAGGACGTGAGCATGTACCCCAGCTCCGTGCGCCACTCTGGCGGCCTCAACCTGGCCCCGCAGAACTTCGTCAGTCCCCCGCAGTACCCGGACTACGGCGGCTACCATGTGGCGGCTGCGGCCGCCGCGGCCGCGAACTTGGACAGCGCGCAGTCCCCGGGGCCGTCCTGGCCCGCCGCCTACGGGGCCCCGCTCCGAGAGGACTGGAACGGCTACGCGCCCGGGGGCGCCGCGGCCGCAGCCAACGCCGTCGCCCACGGCCTCAACGGGGGCTCCCCGGCCGCAGCCATGGGCTACAGCAGCCCCGCCGACTACCACCCGCACCACCACCCGCACCACCACCCGCACCACCCGGCCGCCGCGCCTTCTTGCGCCTCGGGGTTGCTGCAGACACTCAACCCCGGCCCTCCGGGGCCCGCCGCTACCGCCGCCGCCGAGCAGCTGTCCCCCGGTGGCCAGCGGCGGAACCTGTGCGAGTGGATGCGGAAGCCTGCGCAGCCGTCCCTCGGAAGCCAAG tgAAAACCAGGACGAAAGACAAATACCGAGTGGTGTACACGGATCACCAGCggctggagctggagaaggagttTCACTATAGTCGTTACATCACCATCCGGAGGAAAGCCGAGCTGGCTGCCACACTGGGGCTCTCCGAGAGGCAG GTTAAAATTTGGTTTCAGAACCGCAGAGCCAAGGAAAGGAAAATCAACAAGAAGAAgttgcagcagcagcagcagcagccaccgCCCCCGCAAGGTCCACCGCCTGCCCCGCAGCAACCCCAGCCGCAGCCAGGCCCTCTGAGAAGCGTCCCAGAGCCCCTGAGTCCTGTGTCTGCCCTGCAAGGCTCGGTGCCTGGCTCCGTCCCTGGGGTTCTGGGGCCAGCGGCAGGGGTGTTAAACCCCACTGTCACCCAGTGA
- the CDX2 gene encoding homeobox protein CDX-2 isoform X2: MYVSYLLDKDVSMYPSSVRHSGGLNLAPQNFVSPPQYPDYGGYHVAAAAAAAANLDSAQSPGPSWPAAYGAPLREDWNGYAPGGAAAAANAVAHGLNGGSPAAAMGYSSPADYHPHHHPHHHPHHPAAAPSCASGLLQTLNPGPPGPAATAAAEQLSPGGQRRNLCEWMRKPAQPSLGSQVKTRTKDKYRVVYTDHQRLELEKEFHYSRYITIRRKAELAATLGLSERLKFGFRTAEPRKGKSTRRSCSSSSSSHRPRKVHRLPRSNPSRSQAL, encoded by the exons ATGTACGTGAGCTACCTTCTGGACAAGGACGTGAGCATGTACCCCAGCTCCGTGCGCCACTCTGGCGGCCTCAACCTGGCCCCGCAGAACTTCGTCAGTCCCCCGCAGTACCCGGACTACGGCGGCTACCATGTGGCGGCTGCGGCCGCCGCGGCCGCGAACTTGGACAGCGCGCAGTCCCCGGGGCCGTCCTGGCCCGCCGCCTACGGGGCCCCGCTCCGAGAGGACTGGAACGGCTACGCGCCCGGGGGCGCCGCGGCCGCAGCCAACGCCGTCGCCCACGGCCTCAACGGGGGCTCCCCGGCCGCAGCCATGGGCTACAGCAGCCCCGCCGACTACCACCCGCACCACCACCCGCACCACCACCCGCACCACCCGGCCGCCGCGCCTTCTTGCGCCTCGGGGTTGCTGCAGACACTCAACCCCGGCCCTCCGGGGCCCGCCGCTACCGCCGCCGCCGAGCAGCTGTCCCCCGGTGGCCAGCGGCGGAACCTGTGCGAGTGGATGCGGAAGCCTGCGCAGCCGTCCCTCGGAAGCCAAG tgAAAACCAGGACGAAAGACAAATACCGAGTGGTGTACACGGATCACCAGCggctggagctggagaaggagttTCACTATAGTCGTTACATCACCATCCGGAGGAAAGCCGAGCTGGCTGCCACACTGGGGCTCTCCGAGAG GTTAAAATTTGGTTTCAGAACCGCAGAGCCAAGGAAAGGAAAATCAACAAGAAGAAgttgcagcagcagcagcagcagccaccgCCCCCGCAAGGTCCACCGCCTGCCCCGCAGCAACCCCAGCCGCAGCCAGGCCCTCTGA